Proteins encoded by one window of Halorussus salinus:
- a CDS encoding isoaspartyl peptidase/L-asparaginase: MHVIVHGGAGSAPDEPEPRQAVLNDAAETGAAESSVVDAVEEATRVLESSPRFNAGVGGAVQSDGAIRTDAGLMTDDREAGAACSMPGVEHAVSAARVVMDETPHVLVSGDRAVELAADFGVETGVDLWSEETREKWADLDSTPEGTPREHLDWLTEKFGGSPDDAEGDDSANEDPTDRDPKDHDTVGAVAYDPASDEFAAATSTGGRWLALAGRVGDVPQIGSGFFAAPAGAASATGAGEDIAKTTLTRRAVRHLESGHEAQAAADRAIEEFAELTGSSAGVILLDGGGNAGSAFNSEAMQTAVAGRSPTE, translated from the coding sequence ATGCACGTCATCGTACACGGCGGGGCCGGAAGCGCCCCGGACGAACCCGAACCCCGACAGGCAGTGCTAAACGACGCGGCCGAGACCGGCGCGGCCGAGTCGTCGGTCGTCGATGCGGTCGAGGAGGCCACCCGAGTCCTCGAATCCTCGCCGCGATTCAACGCCGGAGTCGGGGGTGCGGTCCAGAGCGACGGCGCGATTCGGACCGACGCGGGCCTGATGACCGACGACCGCGAGGCGGGTGCGGCCTGCTCGATGCCCGGTGTCGAACACGCCGTCAGTGCCGCGCGCGTCGTCATGGACGAGACCCCTCACGTCCTCGTCTCGGGCGACCGCGCGGTCGAACTCGCCGCCGACTTCGGGGTCGAGACCGGCGTGGACCTCTGGTCCGAGGAGACCCGCGAGAAGTGGGCCGACCTCGACTCGACGCCGGAGGGCACCCCCCGCGAACACCTCGACTGGCTGACCGAGAAGTTCGGCGGGAGTCCGGACGACGCGGAGGGCGACGATTCGGCGAACGAGGACCCGACCGACCGCGACCCGAAGGACCACGACACCGTGGGCGCGGTCGCCTACGACCCCGCGAGCGACGAGTTCGCGGCCGCGACCTCGACCGGCGGCCGGTGGCTCGCGCTGGCGGGCCGGGTCGGCGACGTGCCCCAAATCGGGAGCGGCTTCTTCGCGGCCCCCGCGGGCGCGGCCAGTGCGACGGGCGCTGGCGAGGACATCGCCAAGACGACGCTCACCCGGCGGGCGGTCCGCCACCTCGAATCGGGCCACGAGGCCCAAGCCGCGGCCGACCGCGCCATCGAGGAGTTCGCGGAACTCACCGGCTCGTCGGCGGGCGTCATCCTGCTAGATGGCGGCGGGAACGCGGGAAGCGCGTTCAACTCCGAGGCGATGCAGACCGCGGTCGCCGGTCGCTCGCCGACCGAGTGA
- the icd gene encoding NADP-dependent isocitrate dehydrogenase — translation MSYDKVEVPEGGEPVTVAEEGEDGLDVPENPIIPIIHGDGIGQDVGPAAQKVLSKAAEETGREVHWMRLYAGESARQKYGEDVNLPDETVEAIREHRVAIKGPLTTPVGAGFRSLNVALRQTLDLYANVRPTYYLDGVPSPMKAPEEMDMVTFRENTEDVYAGIEWEAGTDEAEKVRNFVEDEMDFDGVMHDGPIGLGLKPISEKGSKRLVREAIDYAIENDRDKVTLVHKGNIMKFTEGQFGDWGMEVADEEYPDDEVFAAPDSLWEEQDEVDIPEDAVMVEERLADAMLQWMQLRTDEFDVLAMPNLNGDYLSDAAGAQIGGLGIAPGANFGDNRCLAEPVHGSAPKRAGQDKANPSALILSGRLLFEYLGWEDTGQLIRDAVEETISSGKVTYDLERQIEGGEKLSTTEYAEAICENIEDLA, via the coding sequence ATGAGCTACGACAAGGTGGAAGTCCCCGAAGGCGGGGAGCCGGTTACCGTCGCGGAGGAAGGCGAAGACGGACTCGACGTACCCGAGAATCCGATCATCCCCATCATCCACGGGGACGGAATCGGGCAGGACGTGGGTCCTGCCGCCCAGAAGGTCCTCAGCAAGGCCGCAGAGGAGACAGGCCGCGAGGTCCACTGGATGCGACTCTACGCCGGTGAGAGCGCACGACAGAAGTACGGCGAGGACGTGAACCTCCCCGACGAGACCGTCGAGGCCATCCGCGAACATCGCGTCGCCATCAAGGGGCCGCTCACGACCCCCGTCGGCGCTGGCTTCCGGTCGCTGAACGTCGCCCTGCGCCAGACGCTCGACCTCTACGCGAACGTCCGACCGACCTACTACCTCGACGGCGTTCCCTCCCCGATGAAAGCGCCCGAGGAGATGGACATGGTGACGTTCCGGGAGAACACCGAGGACGTGTACGCCGGTATCGAGTGGGAAGCCGGAACCGACGAGGCCGAGAAGGTCCGGAACTTCGTCGAGGACGAGATGGACTTCGACGGCGTCATGCACGACGGCCCCATCGGTCTCGGTCTCAAGCCCATCTCCGAGAAGGGTAGCAAGCGCCTCGTCCGCGAGGCCATCGACTACGCCATCGAGAACGACCGCGACAAGGTCACGCTCGTCCACAAGGGCAACATCATGAAGTTCACCGAGGGCCAGTTCGGCGACTGGGGTATGGAAGTCGCCGACGAGGAGTACCCCGACGACGAGGTCTTCGCCGCGCCCGACTCCCTCTGGGAGGAGCAAGACGAAGTGGACATCCCCGAAGACGCCGTGATGGTCGAGGAGCGCCTCGCCGACGCGATGCTCCAGTGGATGCAGCTTCGCACCGACGAGTTCGACGTGCTGGCGATGCCGAACCTCAACGGCGACTACCTCAGCGACGCCGCGGGTGCCCAAATCGGCGGTCTGGGCATCGCGCCCGGCGCGAACTTCGGTGACAACCGCTGTCTCGCCGAACCGGTCCACGGCTCCGCGCCCAAGCGAGCGGGTCAGGACAAGGCCAACCCGAGCGCGCTCATCCTCTCGGGTCGGCTCCTGTTCGAGTACCTCGGCTGGGAGGACACCGGCCAGCTCATCCGCGACGCCGTCGAGGAGACCATCTCGTCGGGCAAGGTCACGTACGACCTCGAACGGCAGATCGAGGGCGGCGAGAAGCTCTCGACCACCGAGTACGCCGAGGCCATCTGCGAGAACATCGAAGACCTCGCGTAG
- a CDS encoding cupin domain-containing protein yields MEVVPTDAEESTEAVDGVHLSLLAGADEMNVQHFEIEPGAAVPEHSHPHEQTGYITQGTLTFLVDGDELAVSEGDSYAIPGEEPHAAENRGDVPVEGVDVFSPPRENPDWKD; encoded by the coding sequence ATGGAAGTCGTACCCACAGACGCCGAGGAGTCCACCGAAGCCGTCGATGGCGTCCACCTGTCGTTGCTCGCGGGAGCCGACGAGATGAACGTCCAGCACTTCGAAATCGAACCCGGCGCGGCGGTGCCCGAACACAGCCACCCCCACGAGCAGACCGGCTACATCACGCAGGGGACGCTCACCTTCCTCGTGGACGGCGACGAGTTGGCCGTGAGCGAGGGCGATTCGTACGCCATTCCGGGTGAGGAACCCCACGCCGCCGAGAACCGCGGGGACGTGCCGGTCGAGGGCGTGGACGTGTTCAGCCCTCCTCGGGAGAACCCGGACTGGAAGGACTGA